The genomic window accaatagtagcaataaccaatagtagcaataaccaatagtagcaataaccaatagtagcaataaccaatagtagcaataaccaatagtagcaataaccgacagcagcaataaccaatggtagcaataaccaatagtagcagaagcagcaataacagcagcagcaataaccaatagcagtaaaaaccaacagcagcagcaaccgcagaagcagcaacaataaccaacagcaataacatcagTAGCAGCAGAACTGTTCCGCCAAAActaaacatatcaacattgtcatatatATTACCGTGCCAAACACTCTGATAGTAGTCATGACAGAACTTCGtttcatgttgattttaaaGTTACCCACACATGCTGAAATACCAAGACTGTGTTAAATGAGGAACCTGTAGCTGTGATGATCTTCTGTGTCTCTGCAGGGTGATCAATGCGGGTAAAAGTGCCCTAAACGAGGACCAGGCGTGTTGTGAGGTGGTGGAGCTCAGGAAAAGACCCGCAGACCCCTCCAGCCCCAGCTACACGCCCACCAGGAGACGCTCCTCACTGCCCAGCGCAGACATACTGGAGACCATCGACAGCATGGTGAGGATCACAGATAATGAAAGATGTTCCATACCACCATCAGATTTTAAAGtgccctattatgctattttaaaggctcCTGATTTTGTTTTAGAGGTTCACATGCATCCAAgatcaaaaaacactttcattttctcataatatccaTTGTAGCATTAGTGTCTGAAACGTTTCGATCAAGGATTTGctctctaaaccccgcctttctgagagcctgctctgctttgattggtcagatggctcaGTTTGTTATGATCGGTCGACCGCTTACAGCTTGTGTTGAAAATGAGACTTTCATTACCATGTTTGATGCCATTGTTCGCatgcagccaatgaagaccatagacAGGTATTATGCAAATTAGTTACAAACCTACGTAGGTTTACTGACGACttgtttcaggcagttcagaattgCTTTTatcttttgagagacaataacttgACCTTTTCCTTttacaaacagctatattacacactacataaaagctaatatctgaaaaagcataataggggcacattaaaacaatgttagTGCTGAATAATCACACAATGAAGATCCACCGCTGTATCGTTCATTCGATTTTTCATAAATGTAGGAAGTGAAGGAACTGGACTTCCACTACTGGGCTCTGTTTGACGGCCACGGCGGTTCCGGAGCTGCTGTTTTCGCAGCCAAGTTTCTCCACCTCCACATCGAGGAGCAGCTCCAGGAGGTGCTGGAGATCCTGCAGAACCCGTTGCTCCAGCCGCCCACCTGCCTCGGCGAGGAGAACCCCGTACACCACCTCCACCCGTCTGCCGGCTGCTCCCAGCGCGGGCTGTCCAGGGCCGCTTCGCTCAGAGGGGCCGCGGGGGCTCCGGGGTCCCCTAACACAATGGCTCCGCGGTTCTTCATGGAGAAGAAGATCAAACAGGAGAGTCTGGTGGTGGGAGCCATAGAAAACGCCTTCAAAGAGATGGTGAGTCTTACACTCACACGGCCACTAGATGGCAGGCAGAGAtcttgaatgaatgatgcaTTCATGTAAAAGATTGCATTGATTTTAAAATCCAGCTTCGCcaagctgttcttttgaatccTGAGAAGAATTATCACGGTTTccagaaaaatatgaaatagcacaactgttttgaaCATTGTTAAACATtaagaatgtttcttgagcagcaaatcatctgaaggatcatctgacattgaagactggagtaaatcattgcattgattttaaatagcttattattattttttattcctcAACATCATTGTAATGAAGGGTCTGCATGTGTTTTTGTGATCTCAGGACGCTCATATTGCTCGAGAGAGGTCGGTGTACTCTATCTCTGGAGGATGTACTGCACTAGTGGCGATGTATTTACTTGGAAAACTGTATGTGGCCAATGCTGGTGACAGCAGGTGAGACTGAATAACCATTTCATAAAGCATGCTTTATTTGTGCTCATTTAAGAGAGCTTATATCTAGACTGAAGAGACAgtcatatattaataataataatttctataATACATACACTtcgaaagtttggggtcagtaagatttaattcaatttaaattgatcaaaagtggcagtaaagccatttatacgttttttttttaaacttaaagttcatcaaagaatcctgaaaaataaaatgcatcacggtttccacaaaactatgaactgttttcaacattgataataatcagaaatgttccttgagcatcaaatcatcatattagagtgatttctgaaggatcatgtgacactgaagactggagtaatgatgctgaaaattcagctttgatcacaggaataaattacactttactatattttcacattttaaacagctaatttaaaattattaattttgttattaattttttctgtagaaagacaaacataaatagtgatgaaatacatcaaatgtcacagatgtataaTTACTGAATAACAcactattttgtagaggggggggtcaaaatgacaattttcacctgagatttggagccaaattagaggggtgtaaaaatgacttcagaaagatggcagcatcattattttatttttacacagagattggtagatctgttgactttagcagtccttgtttcattatatgccaacagtgacagttcaaaaatgggAAAAAAGCACTTCCAGACGTTttttttgcctcaagtttgcatgcctgaaACTCAAGAAgaattaaagatatcttaatatccttttagttTTTGATTCTTAACAAGCTTTTCCTTTTTCATTTTAAGGGCCCTTGatggttcaatcccagagatatggagatcttaatgAAGCTCCATGAgtaaaatgtacacattttcagtggtcaaaaaccaaatgtgggtcactttgcatacagctgataCTGTTTTCTTTCCaagaggaatatctgaagaacaaataatgttaaaactagaaatgtatctctTGTTTTTCTATCAGCTCAATTGCATAGAACATTCCTGTCTGAGTGCCATAAATATTCCTTTTctaaagtttgcatgcctgtaactctaaaagtattcaaggtatcttaatatccttccagattctcatttttaataaactttCCTTTTGAAATCCTAATTTTCAAGGCCCTATATAGTTCAGTCCGATAGATATAGGGATCTCAAAGCAGCTCCATGATCACATTGGTGAATTTGTATCCATTTTTAGTGATCAAAAAAACCAAATGCGGTTCTCTTTGCACACAGCTGATTACTTGTTGCATTTAAAGAGGGATGTCTGAAGAATAGATAATGTttaaactagaaatgtatcttgtttccCTCTATCAAAAAATTGCATGAAACATAAGCCGGAGACCACTGATTGAGCTGACACGGAATGACCcaataatgtttcacaatatatgtattttttatcaaataaatgcagccttgtagAGTATGTTAAAATCTAATggaatgtaaaataaatgtagcttttattttgctttgtttttatcagcattttactctattcttctctGGTAGATTCCACACATTCCATTTATTCGGTTTTGTGTTCTGTTAAACAGAGTAGAATAGAATTGATTGAATTTAATTCTATTCTACTCTGTTCATGTCTTAGTTCATAGTTTCATTGTCATGTTCTGTTAAGTTTGCATGGTTTTCCCTGCCACTGTTTTGCCGTAGTTTGTTGCCATAGTTTCTAATTGAGTTACGCACTTGTTTCTTGTTCCATTGATTATCCTTGTGTGTTTATAAGCCTTCTGTTCTTTCTGTTCATGGTTAGGTGTTGTCTATGTTAATGTTTTGGTCCTTCTTGGTGTTTATTAAAAGTATCTATCGTTCATTCTGCGTCACACATCATTTTTCGGATCTGAACTGCACACTTCGGTACGTTGTATGAACACGATTCTCCAGTAAGCGCTGTATGACATgcactttgttgtgtgtttcaggGCTCTGATCATCCGCGCAGGAGAGATCATTCCCATGTCCAGCTCCTTCACTCCAGAATCGGAGCGCCAGAGAATTCAGTTCCTGGTGAGAGAAATCTGGATTTCCCACAGAATTCTGATCCTGTTTAATAGTGTTTATTCCTTAGTTGTGTTTTGTTCAGCAGCTTGCCTTGGAAAATGGTTTTCCCGCACTCGGATGTTTGTTTGCATTCTTTCTAGGACAAAATCCCCAATTATGGAGCATGTTTGCGGTTTTACACAGGAAGACTCCAgtgtttttccttttgtttcGTTCTCTCCCAGGCTCACCTGCAGCCGTCACTGTTGGGAAACGAGTTCACGCACTTGGAGTTTCCCAGAAGGGTCACGAAAAAAGAGGTCGGGAAGAGAATGCTGTACCGAGACTTCACAATGAACGGATGGTGAGCTTTTATTTTCATGATACCACAATAATAGACcagaaaaacacaaataataattttttttaaaagttcttGAATGTCTGAATTGAAACAGtgttgtataaagtgctatagaCATAAAGCTGACTTGACTGTCCATACAATAGATTTGAGTGAGAAAATCAGTGCATGTGGCTGTTCAACCCTGGCGTAGATGATTTTATAACCTATGTTTTCGAATCAGTATTCACTTCACTTTCTGTAGCTGAAACTCTCCTCTTTCAGTGTGAAGTCTCAGACGCGCTCTCGAGTTTTCTCTCGCCGCTTCAGCTGCTGTTTGATGtttgttgtgttgttttgtgCAGGGCCTACAAAACAGTTCAGGAAGAAGATCTGAAGTTTCCACTCATATACGGAGAAGGAAAGAAGGTAAGACGTATTCCTGCTTCACAGCTCACTCGATCACAAGAGGGTCATCTTAGAgttaatgatgtctttaaatgattttagttgCCTGTATCGCTGGTCTTTCTACACTCTTAGCAAAAAAGGGATCTTTATTCAGTTTTAAACAACGCTTTAATCCAAAAAGattctatataaggagaaacggcttaaatgattgcattcatttttttctagtgataaagttCAGGTACAAGCCttttaattaacaaaatgtacttaaaattaaaaattaaagcaaaattaatcagttaaaactaaatccataaaatgatcaCATGATGGATATCCATATAGTTATTCAAAACCTAAAGCTCAAAAACCTAAAAACATTTCTGTACAAGAAAGTAATTGGCAGAGAGATGTTTGAAAATTCCCGGTAAACACGAAAGCAAGATTGAAaccaaactatttatttatttactgtaagCATGTGTCGTTGTGAATACAGTATTACTCAGTAAGAGAGAAAAGAAATGCATCACCCATGTGTAGCTGGACAGAAACAATggttgtgtttgaaaaaggaaatcaagatACGTCCTGTTAGATTTATTTGTGTTACATacagaattgtgtgttgtgttttgccAAAAGTGTTTGATGA from Chanodichthys erythropterus isolate Z2021 chromosome 24, ASM2448905v1, whole genome shotgun sequence includes these protein-coding regions:
- the ppm1h gene encoding protein phosphatase 1H isoform X2, which gives rise to MMMTRVRSAVSNIIGGIMASGANAHENHPDLPPRFQYSRPDFLALSPDEVECSADHISRPILILKEMKLPWATGYAEVINAGKSALNEDQACCEVVELRKRPADPSSPSYTPTRRRSSLPSADILETIDSMEVKELDFHYWALFDGHGGSGAAVFAAKFLHLHIEEQLQEVLEILQNPLLQPPTCLGEENPVHHLHPSAGCSQRGLSRAASLRGAAGAPGSPNTMAPRFFMEKKIKQESLVVGAIENAFKEMDAHIARERSVYSISGGCTALVAMYLLGKLYVANAGDSRALIIRAGEIIPMSSSFTPESERQRIQFLAHLQPSLLGNEFTHLEFPRRVTKKEVGKRMLYRDFTMNGWAYKTVQEEDLKFPLIYGEGKKARVLATIGITRGLGDHDLKVHDSDIAIKPFLLSSPEVKVYNLSQHEHGADDVMILATDGLWDVLSNQEVAEAVSGFLGNCDPDDQHRQVLQCWLSINYLLVQP
- the ppm1h gene encoding protein phosphatase 1H isoform X1; protein product: MMMTRVRSAVSNIIGGIMASGANAHENHPDLPPRFQYSRPDFLALSPDEVECSADHISRPILILKEMKLPWATGYAEVINAGKSALNEDQACCEVVELRKRPADPSSPSYTPTRRRSSLPSADILETIDSMEVKELDFHYWALFDGHGGSGAAVFAAKFLHLHIEEQLQEVLEILQNPLLQPPTCLGEENPVHHLHPSAGCSQRGLSRAASLRGAAGAPGSPNTMAPRFFMEKKIKQESLVVGAIENAFKEMDAHIARERSVYSISGGCTALVAMYLLGKLYVANAGDSRALIIRAGEIIPMSSSFTPESERQRIQFLAHLQPSLLGNEFTHLEFPRRVTKKEVGKRMLYRDFTMNGWAYKTVQEEDLKFPLIYGEGKKARVLATIGITRGLGDHDLKVHDSDIAIKPFLLSSPEVKVYNLSQHEHGADDVMILATDGLWDVLSNQEVAEAVSGFLGNCDPDDQHRYTMAAQDLVMKARGVLRDRGWRIAGDRLGSGDDISVFIIPLMHGNKHPQPS
- the ppm1h gene encoding protein phosphatase 1H isoform X3; amino-acid sequence: MMMTRVRSAVSNIIGGIMASGANAHENHPDLPPRFQYSRPDFLALSPDEVECSADHISRPILILKEMKLPWATGYAEVINAGKSALNEDQACCEVVELRKRPADPSSPSYTPTRRRSSLPSADILETIDSMEVKELDFHYWALFDGHGGSGAAVFAAKFLHLHIEEQLQEVLEILQNPLLQPPTCLGEENPVHHLHPSAGCSQRGLSRAASLRGAAGAPGSPNTMAPRFFMEKKIKQESLVVGAIENAFKEMDAHIARERSVYSISGGCTALVAMYLLGKLYVANAGDSRALIIRAGEIIPMSSSFTPESERQRIQFLAHLQPSLLGNEFTHLEFPRRVTKKEVGKRMLYRDFTMNGWAYKTVQEEDLKFPLIYGEGKKCGVTSETGLRSSSRRSQLHKASVLNPDPSSSRLISGAIAFS